In Neoarius graeffei isolate fNeoGra1 chromosome 9, fNeoGra1.pri, whole genome shotgun sequence, one genomic interval encodes:
- the LOC132891420 gene encoding uncharacterized protein LOC132891420 isoform X2: MTWICKLCAAAFNTKSDLLTHYRLQHSHYSRISPLPCLYSDCICTCQTFPALKAHLSRCHPEQPVSHSLHSQGPVIFKCPLCTFQQPLSQSAVFSHLRRHLKNHETVQCPYKDCSYATNVYSSFNTHQSREHQADLVADFQTEIASEDPCNLASASEETSEECPGPSRELENADHVETVSLRNQLKKYVSSLFLKMQAILHISDTATQEIVDHLNEVFSLSEPLIKEAVHDVLTKNGHCISESALSEVVAAIMDCNVLSTSTCKGAELSSSKRRKTFIEHNYPCVMPVEYQLEPGHASMYVPILSMIQELFRSTDILKKISETDTAFNQYVSCANGSYFMENELLSTGDLVLPLQLYIDDLELCNPLGTSRKIHKVCAVYWVLANLPPKYRSTLHAIQLAILVKVTDLRKYGYAAVLAPLLRDVHTLEVDGVFIEGLGQNVKGTVFCVSADNLAAHGLGGFVESFRSGCVCRFCLGSVEQYQESEVRDEKFAPRTKTSHDLHVQTVKSNLNDIIPLPAYRVDGALILTPKRFILVKQQS, from the exons ATGACCTGGATCTGTAAGTTGTGCGCAGCTGCTTTCAACACAAAATCAGACTTACTCACTCACTATAGGCTGCAACACAGTCACTATTCCAGAATCAGCCCTCTTCCCTGCCTCTACAGTGACTGCATTTGTACATGTCAAACATTTCCTGCACTGAAAGCACATTTATCAAGATGTCACCCAGAACAACCAGTCAGTCATTCTCTGCATAGTCAGGGTCCTGTGATATTTAAATGCCCTTTATGCACATTTCAGCAGCCCCTTTCTCAATCTGCTGTTTTCAGTCATCTTCGTAGGCATTTGAAAAACCATGAAACGGTGCAGTGCCCATATAAGGATTGCTCATACGCCACAAATGTGTACTCCTCATTCAATACACACCAAAGTCGAGAACACCAAGCAGATCTTGTGGCAGACTTTCAAACTGAGATTGCCAGTGAGGATCCATGTAATCTGGCCAGTGCTTCAGAGGAAACTAGTGAAGAATGCCCTGGTCCGAGCAGGGAATTGGAGAATGCGGATCATGTTGAGACAGTCAGTCTTAGAAATCAGCTTAAAAAGTATGTGTCGTCTTTGTTCTTGAAGATGCAGGCTATCCTACATATCTCCGACACTGCCACTCAGGAAATAGTAGACCACTTGAATGAAGTCTTCTCTCTATCTGAGCCACTGATCAAAGAGGCAGTTCATGATGTACTTACAAAAAATGGTCACTGCATTTCAGAATCTGCACTAAGTGAAGTTGTTGCTGCTATCATGGACTGCAATGTTCTGTCTACTTCAACTTGTAAAGGTGCTGAGTTGAGTTCCTCAAAGCGCAGAAAAACCTTTATAGAGCACAACTATCCTTGTGTAATGCCAGTGGAGTACCAGTTGGAGCCTGGCCATGCCAGCATGTATGTTCCTATACTTTCGATGATTCAAGAGCTGTTTAGAAGCACAGACATTCTTAAGAAAATTTCTGAAACAGATACTGCATTCAATCAATATGTTTCATGCGCCAATGGCTCTTACTTCATGGAAAATGAGTTGCTGTCAACTGGGGATCTCGTCTTACCACTCCAGTTGTACATTGATGATTTAGAACTTTGTAATCCGCTTGGTACATCACGCAAAATTCACAAGGTGTGTGCTGTATATTGGGTCCTCGCTAATCTTCCACCAAAATACAGGTCAACATTACATGCTATACAGTTAGCAATACTGGTAAAAGTGACAGATCTCCGCAAGTATGGATATGCAGCTGTACTTGCTCCATTGCTGCGTGACGTTCATACTTTGGAAGTGGACGGTGTGTTCATTGAAGGACTTGGCCAAAATGTCAAAGGCACTGTCTTTTGTGTGTCTGCGGACAATTTGGCCGCTCATGGACTAGGGGGTTTTGTAGAGTCTTTCAGATCAGGCTGTGTTTGCAGATTCTGCTTGGGCTCAGTTGAACAGTATCAAGAATCCGAAGTCAGAGATGAGAAGTTTGCTCCGAGAACTAAAACCAGCCATGACCTGCATGTGCAAACAGTTAAG TCAAATTTGAATGACATCATCCCCCTCCCAGCATACCGTGTGGACGGCGCTCTTATTCTCACCCCGAAGAGGTTTATACTTGTAAAACAACAGAGTTAA
- the LOC132891420 gene encoding uncharacterized protein LOC132891420 isoform X1, translating to MTWICKLCAAAFNTKSDLLTHYRLQHSHYSRISPLPCLYSDCICTCQTFPALKAHLSRCHPEQPVSHSLHSQGPVIFKCPLCTFQQPLSQSAVFSHLRRHLKNHETVQCPYKDCSYATNVYSSFNTHQSREHQADLVADFQTEIASEDPCNLASASEETSEECPGPSRELENADHVETVSLRNQLKKYVSSLFLKMQAILHISDTATQEIVDHLNEVFSLSEPLIKEAVHDVLTKNGHCISESALSEVVAAIMDCNVLSTSTCKGAELSSSKRRKTFIEHNYPCVMPVEYQLEPGHASMYVPILSMIQELFRSTDILKKISETDTAFNQYVSCANGSYFMENELLSTGDLVLPLQLYIDDLELCNPLGTSRKIHKVCAVYWVLANLPPKYRSTLHAIQLAILVKVTDLRKYGYAAVLAPLLRDVHTLEVDGVFIEGLGQNVKGTVFCVSADNLAAHGLGGFVESFRSGCVCRFCLGSVEQYQESEVRDEKFAPRTKTSHDLHVQTVKVSDTLSSHFGVKGGCVLQESLDYFHALTGFPPDILHDLLEGIVPMELSLCLKEMIRLKYFTLDFLNNKITTFPYQHADKVNRPQPLSQASLSRGTIGGNGHENATLLRLLPLLIGSEVPEGDRVWAVLMDLKEVVELALCPSFTDETVDYLAFKISDHRRALLDVFPEVRLRPKHHYVEHYPALIKCFGPLLHVWTMRFEAKHRFFKRVVHDVQNFKNILKTMAIRHQHMMAYHLASPSFFNPNTQATRVDSVLVSSLPEVAQLHIREHTTTDTIFKASKVTIDGTDYVCGMFLCVGASGGLSQFSKIEQILLCNNNVSFLCSDYESWYVEHLRSYELTLQKSFSVHIQSNLNDIIPLPAYRVDGALILTPKRFILVKQQS from the coding sequence ATGACCTGGATCTGTAAGTTGTGCGCAGCTGCTTTCAACACAAAATCAGACTTACTCACTCACTATAGGCTGCAACACAGTCACTATTCCAGAATCAGCCCTCTTCCCTGCCTCTACAGTGACTGCATTTGTACATGTCAAACATTTCCTGCACTGAAAGCACATTTATCAAGATGTCACCCAGAACAACCAGTCAGTCATTCTCTGCATAGTCAGGGTCCTGTGATATTTAAATGCCCTTTATGCACATTTCAGCAGCCCCTTTCTCAATCTGCTGTTTTCAGTCATCTTCGTAGGCATTTGAAAAACCATGAAACGGTGCAGTGCCCATATAAGGATTGCTCATACGCCACAAATGTGTACTCCTCATTCAATACACACCAAAGTCGAGAACACCAAGCAGATCTTGTGGCAGACTTTCAAACTGAGATTGCCAGTGAGGATCCATGTAATCTGGCCAGTGCTTCAGAGGAAACTAGTGAAGAATGCCCTGGTCCGAGCAGGGAATTGGAGAATGCGGATCATGTTGAGACAGTCAGTCTTAGAAATCAGCTTAAAAAGTATGTGTCGTCTTTGTTCTTGAAGATGCAGGCTATCCTACATATCTCCGACACTGCCACTCAGGAAATAGTAGACCACTTGAATGAAGTCTTCTCTCTATCTGAGCCACTGATCAAAGAGGCAGTTCATGATGTACTTACAAAAAATGGTCACTGCATTTCAGAATCTGCACTAAGTGAAGTTGTTGCTGCTATCATGGACTGCAATGTTCTGTCTACTTCAACTTGTAAAGGTGCTGAGTTGAGTTCCTCAAAGCGCAGAAAAACCTTTATAGAGCACAACTATCCTTGTGTAATGCCAGTGGAGTACCAGTTGGAGCCTGGCCATGCCAGCATGTATGTTCCTATACTTTCGATGATTCAAGAGCTGTTTAGAAGCACAGACATTCTTAAGAAAATTTCTGAAACAGATACTGCATTCAATCAATATGTTTCATGCGCCAATGGCTCTTACTTCATGGAAAATGAGTTGCTGTCAACTGGGGATCTCGTCTTACCACTCCAGTTGTACATTGATGATTTAGAACTTTGTAATCCGCTTGGTACATCACGCAAAATTCACAAGGTGTGTGCTGTATATTGGGTCCTCGCTAATCTTCCACCAAAATACAGGTCAACATTACATGCTATACAGTTAGCAATACTGGTAAAAGTGACAGATCTCCGCAAGTATGGATATGCAGCTGTACTTGCTCCATTGCTGCGTGACGTTCATACTTTGGAAGTGGACGGTGTGTTCATTGAAGGACTTGGCCAAAATGTCAAAGGCACTGTCTTTTGTGTGTCTGCGGACAATTTGGCCGCTCATGGACTAGGGGGTTTTGTAGAGTCTTTCAGATCAGGCTGTGTTTGCAGATTCTGCTTGGGCTCAGTTGAACAGTATCAAGAATCCGAAGTCAGAGATGAGAAGTTTGCTCCGAGAACTAAAACCAGCCATGACCTGCATGTGCAAACAGTTAAGGTAAGTGACACTTTGAGCAGCCACTTTGGTGTTAAAGGTGGCTGTGTCTTGCAGGAGTCTCTGGATTACTTCCATGCTCTCACAGGGTTTCCTCCAGACATACTCCACGATCTTTTGGAAGGCATTGTTCCAATGGAGCTCAGTCTTTGTCTTAAAGAGATGATCCGACTGAAGTACTTCACTTTGGACTTTTTGAACAACAAGATTACCACGTTCCCGTATCAACATGCTGATAAAGTGAACAGACCTCAGCCTCTTTCCCAGGCTTCTCTTTCTCGGGGGACAATAGGAGGTAATGGGCATGAAAATGCTACTCTCCTCCGACTTCTTCCGCTGCTTATTGGCAGTGAAGTACCAGAGGGGGATCGGGTATGGGCAGTTTTAATGGATCTCAAGGAGGTTGTGGAGCTGGCTTTGTGCCCATCATTTACAGATGAAACTGTGGACTATTTGGCTTTCAAGATCAGTGATCACAGACGGGCACTACTTGACGTTTTCCCCGAGGTAAGGCTCCGCCCAAAGCACCACTATGTGGAGCACTATCCTGCCTTAATTAAATGCTTTGGGCCCCTCCTGCATGTTTGGACCATGCGCTTTGAAGCAAAGCACCGCTTTTTTAAAAGAGTGGTGCATGACGTGCAAAATTTCAAAAACATTTTGAAGACCATGGCAATCAGGCATCAGCATATGATGGCATACCATCTTGCTTCACCATCATTTTTCAACCCAAACACTCAAGCAACCAGGGTTGACTCTGTTTTGGTTTCATCACTACCAGAGGTTGCTCAACTACACATCAGAGAACACACCACTACTGACACAATCTTTAAGGCCTCAAAAGTGACCATTGATGGCACAGACTATGTCTGTGGAATGTTTCTGTGTGTAGGAGCAAGTGGTGGGCTGTCTCAGTTCAGCAAAATTGAGCAGATTTTACTTTGTAATAACAATGTGTCTTTTTTGTGTTCTGATTATGAATCTTGGTATGTAGAACATCTACGTTCCTATGAGCTGACTTTGCAAAAAAGCTTTTCTGTCCACATACAGTCAAATTTGAATGACATCATCCCCCTCCCAGCATACCGTGTGGACGGCGCTCTTATTCTCACCCCGAAGAGGTTTATACTTGTAAAACAACAGAGTTAA